TCAATTCCGGCTCCGATTCGGACCAGGGGTATCTAACATTTGTATATTGAGGATAGTCATAGCCTTGAAGCTGCCAATGGGAAGGGACGGGCATATCGGCCCAGCTGCCGGAATCATAATCGACCTCATAGAAATTCTGGATGCGCTTGTCAGGGGTTTCGGCAAACGCAAACTTCCACATCCCGTTCAATGACTGATACCAGGGGGACATGGAGTGGGCACGGTCCAGCGCCTCAGACTCCGATGGGAACGTCATCATGTAAGCATGGGCTTTGTGACGGTTCAGCTGAAAAATATTCGGATTATTATTCCATTCGGGATAACCGTTTGCAGGTGCCTGGTAAATGAATTTGGTACGCAATGTGCTCAGCTCCTCCTAGATTATGGTTTCCTTCTACTGTCAGTATAGAGGTTAATTCGCCCCAAGAGTATAAAGAAGTTGCGTTTTTCTATTAAAAAAGACAGCTTGATTTACTCACCAGAGTGGTCAGCGGAGGGGGACCGAGCCTTTTTTGGCTGCAGGCCGTATGTTGATGTGCGAGTTCATCTCCAGGCATTTCACGGTTTACACTCGAGAAAGTTTATGAAACAATAGTTAGTAAATGATCATTCACTAACTATGGGGAGGAGATTACGCATGGTAAGACCTCGCGAATTTCAAGATGAGGCTATCTTCTACGGTGTCTACCGGGCACTGTCCAAAAAAGGATACGGACAAGCAGCATTAACCGACATCACACATGAAGTGAATATTTCACCGGCAGCCTTAATGAAGCGATTCGGTTCGAAGAAGAATTTGTTTCTGGCCTATAGCGATTATGTTATTGAACTAACCAGACATGCCTTCCAGGAGGCTAGCCTATCCGATCAATCGAGACTTGATGCACTAAAGGCCGTATTTATGCATGCGGTTTCCCATATGAAAGATCCTGTTGAATTGTCGAACCATACTTCCTTCTATTTAGAAGGGACGAATGACCCCGATTTGATGGAGAAAACCCGGTACCGACTGCAACTGATCGATGCGTTTACCCGGCAGTTGCTGAGCCAGGCGATTACGAACAAAGAAATCGCAGAATGCGACGTGGCTATGGTTAGCCGGGTACTGCAAGCCGCCATCAGCGGGGCTATGATGATCTGGATTAAAGAGTCAAACCGAACGTTGGAGGAACTGTTTGATGAGTGCTTTCAGGTGATATTTGCTCCGTTACGGAATGTCGGTACGCAATCTTTTCAAATATAGCAAGGAGGATGGATATATGCCGATTTTCAAAGGAAGGGAAGTCGATCTGTACTATGAAGTAAAGGGAGAAGGAAAGCCGCTTGTTTTTACGCATGGTGCCTCATGGAATCATGAACAATGGCGGCCGCAAGTCGATTATTTCTCACGTCAGTATCAGACCTTGGTATGGGATATCCGGGGGCATGGTTCCTCTTCCTTGCCGGACGGAAAGGTGGATTCGGAGGATTTCAGCAGGGATTTGGCGGATCTGCTAAGCGGACTGGGCATTGAAAAAGCGATTCTTTGCGGGCTGTCCCTGGGCGGGCATATTTCGCTGCAGACGGCCGTTCGCTATCCTGAGAAGGTTGCAGCCCTGGTACTGATCGGCACGCCGTTCACGAATGCGTTCAATTGGTATGAGCGAATGTTCGTGCCGCTGAATCGCTGGTCAAGTTACTTGATGCCGATGTCCTTATCGGGAAAATGGCAAGCGAAAATGCTGTCCAAGTACAACAAGAGTAACCAAGCTTATATAGAGAAAGCCTTTTGCTCCATCCCGCATTCCAACTGGGTTCGGATATGGGATGCAGTGACCCGAATGGACAGCACGCAGGATCTGCATAAGATCCATTGTCCGACCTTGCTTCTTCAAGGAGAGAGCGACACGATGATCCGAAGGCAGCAGGCGTACATGCAGGAGAAAATGGCGAATTCGCGATTAAGAATCATCCGGAACGCTCACCATGCAACGAATATGGATAATCCGGATGAAGTGAATGAATCCATCACTTCATTTCTGAAGGAGAACGCGATGTAGTCTTATGACCAGAAGGGGGCTTTACAGCTTGACGCGCTCATCTGGTCATAGGTACAATATGTAAAACCTACTTTAAGGAGAGATTTATTGTTCTTAACTTTGTTTGAACCTATAGGTTCTGAGGAACGCCTGACATAGCCGCCATTGGCTAGGTTTCGTTCAAGGTGCATTCTTCAGCCGGATATGGAGGAGTTAAGAACTGCGGAGATCAAGGAAGCCTTGGGTAGGCTATCCTATTTGCGTCTTGAATCCGCGTTGCTTCTGCAGCGCGGATTTTTTATTAGATTATTGAATTTGTAAGTTTTCAGCTAAGCTGAACCATTCGATAATCGCAAGAAAACTTCATCTAAACGCGGTCTGTCATCTATGAAGTGCGTTGATTGATGTTTTTCTTATGGATGCAATTAGCATATAGACTTCATATAAAGGCGGAGAATGACTCAAGTTCATTTTCCGCCTGTTTATGTTTTCTAATAAAAATAAATGTTAAGAAGGACAGGTGAACACATCATGGAACTGGAAACAAAACGTTTGCTGCTTAAAACATTGGATTTGGATTTGATTGACGCGGCATCGCGCCGGGATCCGAAGGCATTCGAGGATTTAGGATACCACAGTAACGGCGAATGGCCGGGCACCGACTTTTATGAGGCATTGCCTTTTTTCCGGGAGTTGTTGGTCAAGAATAAGGGTACGCGGGGGTTTGATTCATGGATTATGGTAGACAAGGCCACGCGCGATATTGTCGGCGGCATCGGATTCTTGGGAGATCCTGATCCGGAGGGCAGAATCGAAATCGGCTTTGCGACCAATCCAAGCCATCAGCGACAAGGTTACTGTCATGAAGCGGCGCAGAAACTGTTGGATTGGGCTTCGGGGCAGCGGGACGTCAAATCCATCATCGCTAGATGCGAACCCGGAAATGCGGCTTCTCAGCATGTTTTGCTTAAACTGGGATTCCAGAAGAGTCACGAGGATTCGGAAATCATACACTGGATATATCCGAACTAAAGGGGGGGAGCGGCGATCGGCGCCCTCCTTCATTGACACCCCCAAATAGGGTTGCTACAATTTTAAGTATATATCCATCGGAATACAAGGGATAGCAAGGAGGGGACGAACTTGAATCGATCCGGTTCCACAGATCCATTCATACGTAATGAACGCGAAGCCATGATCGCAGCTCGGTCCGATAAGCTTGGGGCGAAATTCGCGGAAAGAGCTCCACGGCACGATTTGGAGGGTTCGTTTCCGTTCGAAAATTTTGATGATCTGAAGGAGTCGGGTTATCTGAAGCTGACCGTCCCGGCATCCTATGGAGGAGAAGAAGCTTCCGTTTACGAAATGGTGCTTGCCCAGGAACGACTCGCCAGAGGCGACGGCTCTACGGCGCTGGCGGTTGGTTGGCATATCGGGCAAATACTCCAGCTGCGCCTATCCAAGGCTTGGCCGGAACCTTTATTTGAGAGGCTGTGCAAGGACGTTGTAGCTGAAGGCGTGCTCATTAATGAACTGGCAAGCGAACCTGCGACAGGAAGTCCCAGCCGGGGTGGGAGGCCGGAGACCACGGCACGGCGAGTTTCGGGCGGCTGGCGCATTACCGGACGCAAAACCTTCAGCACATTAAGCCCGATCTTGAAGCAGTTTGTGGTTACGGCCGGTATCGAGCATAGCGAGAAGGTTGGTGCATTCCTCGTTCGAAGTGGACCCGGGGTCAAGGTCGAGGAAACCTGGAATACGATGGGCATGCGCGCTACGGGAAGCCATGACATGATTTTGGAGGACGTCTTCGTGCCGGAGGCGGAAGTGATTCGGGGACTCGATTATGAGAAACCTGAATTTCCCGTGCCGACGGAAGGCATTCTGCTTCACATACCGGCATGTTATATGGGGATTGCTTATGCCGCGCGCAATTTTGCCATCGATTTTGCCCGTCATCATAAACCGAACTCCTTGACGGTCCCTATTGCCGAATTGCCGAATATCCAAAGACATATCGCCGAAATCGAAGTGGACCTGCTTACGGCCCGCAGTTATTTATATCAAACCGCCGACCGCTGGGACAAGGAAGTGGAGAACCGCGCTGCGCTTAAGCCTGAGCTGGGTCTTGCCAAATATGTTGTAACCAATGCAGCGCTCCGGATTGTCGATCATGCGATGCGGATCGTTGGAGGATTGAGTCTCTCCCGGCAGCTCCCGTTGGAACGAATGTACAGGGATGTCCGGGCAGGTCTTCATAATCCGCCTATGGACGATGTCGTGCTGACGAATCTGGCCAACCGGGCTATTTCGGAAGTTGAGGAGAAGGGGAAGTAAGACGCTTGATCCGATTGAATGGGAAGCATGGATTGCATATGAATTCGTGAAGGATCTATGGATAGAAACCGCTGGAGAGGGATGTCTACGGCGGTTTTTTGCGCTGGATAGAGGATCTTCTTCGTGACTCCATTAAAAATCTCCACATCGTTAGTCTCCCCTGCTTCATATACATACACTTGGGTTAGGATGGCGGGCTAACGGGTATAAAACCTATCAGTACGTGCTGCAACAGGGTCAATCAAGATCCGATCGTCAGGCGTTAAGATGAAAGGAGATATGGACCATGGATTCTGTACTGTATTTGGGCTTGGCCGTTGTATATGCTGCGCTGCTTCTGTATGGGTGCGTGGTGTTGAAGCGTGATTCTTCGCCGGGTCTTCGGTATTTGCTGCTGATCGTGACGGCCGGACTGGTCTGGGATAATTGCGTGATCGGCATCGGGAAATACATCGGGGAGGGGGATCTGCTGGAGGGGCTGAACGTTACGCGTTTCTGGGTGCATGCGTTGGCAACGCCGCTGCTTGTGCTCGTGTCGTTCGATATGATCCGCAAGGCAGGAAGCCCTTGGGCCAACAAGCGGGCTGCCGCTTGGGGAGCCTGGATATTGACCGCAGCGCTTATTGTGCTGGAGGTGTTGACGGAGACGCTGCCGCTTAAGCTCCAGCCTTCCATGGAATACGGAGCGCTTCGTTATGTTCCGACCGAATCCGGGGGGCCGCCGCTCATGGTCATCCTGATCCTGATCCCTCTGCTGATGGCAGGCGTTATCGTATGGCGGAGGAGAAAGACGCCGCTGTTGTTTATCGGTACGGTGCTGATGGCTGCCGGGAGCGCCATTTCGATTCCGATCGAAAGTTCGGCTGCCACGAACGTATTTGAGCTGCTTCTCCTCTTATCCTTGTGGCTGACGGTTCGCAAGCTGGCCTCCTACCGTACGTTGTCTTTTCGGTAGTTGCTTTTTATGATGTGCTGAGGCCCGTTGGCATACCGTCACATTCAGCAAACCTTCAGCTGAGCCTAAGCCTGGCATAACGTTGCCCTAAGTTTACTTTCAGATTCCCTCTCTATACTTCAAATTGTAAGACAAACCATGAACCTAAGGAGAGATGACGATGAATCCGATTAGTAAAAAAGTATTAGTAAGCAGTATGGCAGCAGCGATTGTGCTAGGGGGAGCCGGGTATCTTCAGAGCAAGGCTTTTGCCGCGACGAGCACAGACGCTTCCACCTCGGTATCCGAGGATGGACAGACGGGGACAGGCTCATCAGCTGCCGATGCAGGCAAGAACCGAGATGGAAAGTGGATGGAACGTAAGGGTGGCGGTCCTCGCGGCGCAAACATCGTCAAAGAGACGGCCGAAGTTCTTGGGCTCACGGAGGCAGAGATTCGCACAGCGCTTGAAGCAGGCAGCACATTTGTTGAAATTGCCGAAGGCAAAGGAATAACCCAATCCGTGTTTGTGCAGAAGCTGACCGTTCTGGAAACCGCCAAGATTGATGAACGCCTGAGTGAAGGCAGCATTACGGAAACCGAAGCAGCCGAGTGGAAAGAGGGGCTGAGCGACCGTCTTACTCAAATCGTGGAGAGCAGCGAAGCCGGTTTTGGAAAAGGCCATGGCAAAGGCAGCCGAGGCTTCGGCACATTCGGTAATCCGGAGGAACTTGCAGCTCTGCTTGGATTATCTGAGGACGAATTGAAGGCAGAAATGAAGGAAGGGCAGTCGCTGGCCGAGATCGCGGCCGCGAAGGGGATTACGGAGGATCAATTGATTCAGAAGCTGAAGGATCAA
This Paenibacillus sp. JZ16 DNA region includes the following protein-coding sequences:
- a CDS encoding TetR/AcrR family transcriptional regulator, whose protein sequence is MVRPREFQDEAIFYGVYRALSKKGYGQAALTDITHEVNISPAALMKRFGSKKNLFLAYSDYVIELTRHAFQEASLSDQSRLDALKAVFMHAVSHMKDPVELSNHTSFYLEGTNDPDLMEKTRYRLQLIDAFTRQLLSQAITNKEIAECDVAMVSRVLQAAISGAMMIWIKESNRTLEELFDECFQVIFAPLRNVGTQSFQI
- a CDS encoding alpha/beta fold hydrolase — its product is MPIFKGREVDLYYEVKGEGKPLVFTHGASWNHEQWRPQVDYFSRQYQTLVWDIRGHGSSSLPDGKVDSEDFSRDLADLLSGLGIEKAILCGLSLGGHISLQTAVRYPEKVAALVLIGTPFTNAFNWYERMFVPLNRWSSYLMPMSLSGKWQAKMLSKYNKSNQAYIEKAFCSIPHSNWVRIWDAVTRMDSTQDLHKIHCPTLLLQGESDTMIRRQQAYMQEKMANSRLRIIRNAHHATNMDNPDEVNESITSFLKENAM
- a CDS encoding acyl-CoA dehydrogenase family protein gives rise to the protein MNRSGSTDPFIRNEREAMIAARSDKLGAKFAERAPRHDLEGSFPFENFDDLKESGYLKLTVPASYGGEEASVYEMVLAQERLARGDGSTALAVGWHIGQILQLRLSKAWPEPLFERLCKDVVAEGVLINELASEPATGSPSRGGRPETTARRVSGGWRITGRKTFSTLSPILKQFVVTAGIEHSEKVGAFLVRSGPGVKVEETWNTMGMRATGSHDMILEDVFVPEAEVIRGLDYEKPEFPVPTEGILLHIPACYMGIAYAARNFAIDFARHHKPNSLTVPIAELPNIQRHIAEIEVDLLTARSYLYQTADRWDKEVENRAALKPELGLAKYVVTNAALRIVDHAMRIVGGLSLSRQLPLERMYRDVRAGLHNPPMDDVVLTNLANRAISEVEEKGK
- a CDS encoding GNAT family N-acetyltransferase, giving the protein MMELETKRLLLKTLDLDLIDAASRRDPKAFEDLGYHSNGEWPGTDFYEALPFFRELLVKNKGTRGFDSWIMVDKATRDIVGGIGFLGDPDPEGRIEIGFATNPSHQRQGYCHEAAQKLLDWASGQRDVKSIIARCEPGNAASQHVLLKLGFQKSHEDSEIIHWIYPN